Proteins encoded by one window of Drosophila melanogaster chromosome X:
- the kz gene encoding kurz, isoform B: MGKKVHNAKARQNPQTIVDNSAVKKIQIDVDAVAGGNQVGYDEANALVLPSEKRATKIKVDKVQHVKILSKKQRKHLQAIVDKKKKKEGRAQLLGDLAAVQIPEEELQQYTSISQVQTVGLKRLPTLDEYLAKKKERQAQVLAEKSSASGLRVNAIKGSKRKLLVEEEEELQAKRKNPNVISVEEDDEDSSSSDEDDEEAPAQSAPIAIPTPVSIAPPQIAVKPPIKKLKPEPNPPACIHQTVYVPVHRTTEVQNARLRLPILAEEQQVMETINENPIVIVAGETGSGKTTQLPQFLYEAGYAQHKMIGVTEPRRVAAIAMSKRVAHEMNLPESEVSYLIRFEGNVTPATRIKFMTDGVLLKEIETDFLLSKYSVIILDEAHERSVYTDILVGLLSRIVPLRHKRGQPLKLIIMSATLRVSDFTENTRLFKIPPPLLKVEARQFPVTIHFQKRTPDDYVAEAYRKTLKIHNKLPEGGILIFVTGQQEVNQLVRKLRRTFPYHHAPTKDVAKNGKVSEEEKEETIDDAASTVEDPKELEFDMKRVIRNIRKSKKKFLAQMALPKINLDDYKLPGDDTEADMHEQPDEDDEQEGLEEDNDDELGLEDESGMGSGQRQPLWVLPLYSLLSSEKQNRIFLPVPDGCRLCVVSTNVAETSLTIPHIKYVVDCGRQKTRLYDKLTGVSAFVVTYTSKASADQRAGRAGRISAGHCYRLYSSAVYNDCFEDFSQPDIQKKPVEDLMLQMRCMGIDRVVHFPFPSPPDQVQLQAAERRLIVLGALEVAKTENTDLPPAVTRLGHVISRFPVAPRFGKMLALSHQQNLLPYTVCLVAALSVQEVLIETGVQRDEDVAPGANRFHRKRQSWAASGNYQLLGDPMVLLRAVGAAEYAGSQGRLPEFCAANGLRQKAMSEVRKLRVQLTNEINLNVSDVELGVDPELKPPTDAQARFLRQILLAGMGDRVARKVPLADIADKEERRRLKYAYNCADMEEPAFLHVSSVLRQKAPEWVIYQEAYELQNGDSTKMFIRGITAIEPEWLLLYVPLLCNIREVREDPAPRFDKTSGKIFCHVDATFGKSGWELPLGEVEMPLSEKACCYFGMFLLDGEVCSRLADFRSKLKSTPASVIKSWSSMNNKVLRFKRALITKQIHNRQALIDQWNSDPHFLLEEYQNLLYDVALSELTPLWPPVDKKEPQRQ, translated from the exons ATGGGCAAGAAGGTGCACAATGCCAAGGCGCGGCAGAATCCACAAACAATTGTGGACAACTCGGCCGTGAAGAAG ATTCAGATCGATGTGGATGCTGTGGCCGGCGGCAACCAGGTTGGCTACGATGAGGCCAACGCTCTGGTTCTGCCCTCCGAGAAGCGGGCCACCAAGATTAAGGTGGACAAAGTGCAACACGTGAAGATCCTTTCCAAGAAGCAGCGCAAGCACCTCCAGGCTATTGTGgacaagaagaaaaagaaagagGGT CGCGCTCAGCTGTTGGGTGACCTTGCTGCCGTTCAAATTccggaggaggagctgcagcagTATACTTCCATTAGCCAAGTGCAAACCGTGGGATTAAAGCGTCTACCCACCCTTGACGAGTATCTAGCCAAGAAAAAGGAAAGACAGGCCCAAGTTTTAGCTGAAAAAAGCTCGGCGTCGGGTCTCCGCGTAAATGCTATAAAGGGCTCCAAGCGCAAGCTTCTCGtcgaagaggaggaggaactACAGGCCAAGCGAAAGAATCCGAATGTAATTAGCGTGGAGGAAGATGACGAAGATTCTTCATCCTCTGATGAGGACGATGAGGAGGCACCAGCTCAATCCGCTCCTATTGCCATACCCACTCCAGTGTCTATAGCTCCACCGCAAATCGCTGTTAAACCACCCATTAAAAAGTTGAAGCCAGAGCCTAACCCACCTGCCTGTATCCACCAGACTGTCTATGTGCCCGTACATCGGACAACAGAAGTTCAGAATGCCCGTCTTCGACTGCCTATCCTcgcggaggagcagcaggtgaTGGAGACAATCAACGAAAACCCCATTGTGATCGTGGCTGGTGAGACTGGCTCTGGAAAGACTACCCAGCTACCGCAGTTCCTGTACGAAGCGGGGTATGCCCAGCACAAGATGATTGGAGTGACGGAGCCGCGGCGAGTGGCTGCTATTGCCATGTCCAAGCGGGTGGCCCACGAGATGAACCTGCCGGAGAGCGAGGTGTCATACCTCATTCGCTTCGAGGGAAACGTAACACCAGCGACGCGCATTAAATTCATGACAGATGGTGTGTTGCTTAAGGAGATCGAAACTGACTTTCTGCTTAGTAAGTACTCAGTGATCATCCTGGACGAGGCGCACGAGCGCAGTGTTTACACAGACATCCTAGTGGGTCTCCTGTCAAGGATCGTGCCCTTGCGTCACAAACGCGGGCAGCCGCTGAAGCTGATCATTATGTCTGCCACTTTGCGGGTATCCGATTTTACAGAGAATACTCGCTTGTTTAAGATTCCGCCACCGTTGCTTAAAGTGGAGGCTCGACAATTTCCGGTGACTATTCACTTCCAGAAGCGCACACCTGATGACTATGTGGCGGAGGCTTACCGCAAGACCTTAAAAATCCATAATAAGCTTCCGGAAGGCGGCATACTAATTTTTGTGACGGGACAGCAGGAGGTCAACCAACTGGTGCGCAAGCTGCGACGTACGTTTCCGTATCATCATGCGCCAACCAAGGATGTCGCTAAAAATGGAAAGGTATCGGAGGAAGAAAAAGAGGAAACAATAGATGATGCGGCATCGACTGTGGAGGATcccaaggagctggagtttgatATGAAACGAGTTATACGTAATATTCGTAAATCTAAGAAAAAGTTCTTGGCGCAAATGGCGTTACCCAAAATCAATTTGGACGACTACAAGCTCCCTGGTGATGATACGGAAGCAGACATGCACGAGCAGCCGGATGAGGATGATGAGCAGGAGGGACTAGAAGAGGATAACGACGATGAACTAGGCTTGGAGGATGAGTCGGGAATGGGATCTGGTCAAAGGCAACCTCTGTGGGTCCTGCCGCTCTACTCGCTCCTCTCCTCGGAGAAGCAAAACCGCATCTTCCTGCCCGTTCCCGATGGCTGCCGGCTATGCGTGGTTAGCACCAATGTGGCAGAGACATCTCTCACCATCCCGCACATCAAGTATGTTGTTGACTGTGGTCGCCAGAAGACGCGTCTTTACGACAAACTGACGGGTGTGAGTGCTTTTGTGGTAACCTACACGTCTAAGGCCTCGGCGGATCAGCGTGCTGGACGAGCGGGTCGCATCAGCGCCGGACATTGCTATCGCCTCTACTCGAGTGCCGTGTACAACGACTGCTTCGAGGACTTTTCCCAGCCGGATATCCAGAAAAAGCCCGTCGAGGACCTTATGCTGCAAATGCGCTGCATGGGCATCGATCGCGTGGTGCACTTTCCCTTTCCCTCACCACCGGATCAAGTGCAGCTGCAAGCCGCCGAGCGGCGATTGATCGTGCTAGGTGCCCTGGAGGTCGCCAAGACAGAGAATACAGATTTGCCACCAGCCGTTACTCGTTTGGGTCACGTTATCTCCCGCTTTCCCGTGGCGCCGCGCTTTGGAAAAATGCTGGCTCTGTCCCACCAGCAGAACCTACTGCCCTACACCGTCTGCCTGGTGGCCGCACTTTCAGTCCAGGAGGTGCTAATCGAAACGGGCGTTCAAAGGGATGAGGATGTGGCACCTGGCGCGAATCGGTTCCACCGCAAACGCCAAAGTTGGGCGGCCAGCGGCAACTATCAGTTGCTTGGAGATCCTATGGTCTTATTACGTGCCGTAGGAGCTGCAGAGTACGCCGGATCGCAGGGCCGCTTGCCAGAGTTTTGTGCTGCGAATGGATTGCGCCAGAAAGCGATGAGCGAGGTGCGAAAATTGCGCGTCCAGCTGACTAACGAGATTAACCTGAATGTTAGTGACGTTGAGCTGGGTGTGGACCCCGAACTGAAGCCTCCCACCGATGCCCAGGCGCGTTTCCTTCGCCAAATTCTATTGGCCGGCATGGGCGACCGGGTGGCTAGAAAGGTACCTCTGGCAGACATCGCCGACAAGGAAGAGCGGCGGCGATTAAAGTACGCATACAATTGTGCTGACATGGAGGAACCAGCGTTCCTGCACGTCTCATCCGTGTTGCGTCAAAAAGCACCCGAATGGGTAATCTATCAGGAGGCATACGAGCTGCAAAACGGCGACTCTACCAAGATGTTCATCCGCGGCATCACCGCCATTGAGCCGGAGTGGCTTCTTCTATACGTTCCCCTGCTCTGCAACATACGTGAGGTGCGCGAGGATCCTGCTCCCAGATTTGATAAAACATCAGGGAAGATCTTCTGTCACGTGGATGCCACGTTTGGCAAGTCGGGGTGGGAGCTGCCTCTCGGGGAAGTGGAGATGCCGCTCAGCGAAAAGGCCTGCTG TTACTTCGGAATGTTTCTGCTGGATGGAGAGGTTTGCTCGAGGTTAGCAGACTTCCGGAGCAAACTAAAGTCCACACCCGCCTCCGTAATCAAGAGCTGGTCCAGTATGAACAACAAGGTATTGCGCTTTAAGCGCGCTCTAATTACCAAGCAGATCCATAACCGCCAGGCTCTGATCGACCAATGGAATAGCGATCCTCACT TCCTTTTGGAGGAGTATCAGAACCTGCTCTACGACGTGGCGCTTAGCGAACTGACGCCTTTATGGCCACCGGTGGACAAGAAAGAGCCACAACGCCAGTAA
- the fs(1)K10 gene encoding female sterile (1) K10, translated as MVSKNQFYQNWTMQSQQQHPHQMQQQFQQQQQPNLQHRNNQSNNNNCNNNPRAAAAPYRKPFRSGKINSGPGGNGNGNRVNGNNQMMFSSSQMPSDPLYIDFSSPPPGFKHNQVGSPKKKSMKGIKQQQHPSPNQQQPPSPNQQQHPSPNQQQHPSPNQQQHPNSNQQQHLSPNQQQGKMNNQNNNHMNQSQQPFNNQMNGSDWQRHPGNNPNQIRGGFNGFQRGPPPNRPPPRLMMGPPMGPMGPGPRGPGPMGPGGPYPQMPFPPPVPGMRGPGPMGPMGGPPPPPPPLFMRRNGPGPGPMMGVPPPMHMMGPRMPPRGIPPVGPYGPMNMNGGRIMKPNPKLIKQVVKGKSSIKTLKNLINQYPIEKPWVTDEIRSEHDKKVDIENRLKGHKDDELFAQYKGQRDKFVSLYEAAREEYLKQEAATVKAKDAKSDKDKNAISSQSAAPKAGSAKDATIPNP; from the exons ATGGTGTCCAAGAACCAATTCTATCAGAACTGGACCatgcagtcgcagcagcagcacccgCACCAAATGCAGCAACAGtttcagcaacagcagcagccaaatCTGCAGCACCGCAACAACCagagcaacaataataattgcaACAATAATCCCCGCGCAGCTGCGGCTCCGTATAGAAAACCGTTTCGTTCGGGCAAAATTAACTCCGGACCAGGAGGAAATGGGAATGGTAACAGGGTCAACGGTAACAATCAGATGATGTTTTCCTCCAGCCAAATGCCGAGCGATCCCCTGTACATTGACTTCAGCAGCCCGCCACCAGGATTCAAACACAATCAGGTAGGCAGTCCCAAGAAGAAGTCTATGAAGGGCatcaaacagcagcagcatcccaGTCCGAACCAGCAGCAGCCTCCCAGTCcgaaccagcagcagcatcccaGTCcgaaccagcagcagcatcccaGTCcgaaccagcagcagcatcccaATTcgaaccagcagcagcatctcaGTCCGAACCAGCAGCAGGGCAAGATGAACAACCAGAACAACAATCATATGAACCAGTCGCAGCAGCCCTTCAACAATCAGATGAACGGAAGCGATTGGCAGCGCCATCCGGGCAACAATCCCAATCAGATTCGCGGTGGCTTTAATGGATTCCAACGCGGGCCGCCTCCGAACCGTCCTCCTCCACGCCTCATGATGGGTCCGCCAATGGGTCCGATGGGCCCCGGACCACGGGGACCCGGACCGATGGGCCCTGGAGGACCTTACCCGCAAATGCCTTTCCCGCCACCGGTGCCTGGTATGCGCGGTCCCGGACCCATGGGCCCCATGGGTggaccaccaccgccgccgccaccgctcTTTATGCGTCGCAACGGACCCGGTCCAGGTCCTATGATGGGTGTCCCACCGCCCATGCACATGATGGGTCCACGGATGCCGCCGCGGGGAATTCCACCGGTCGGACCTTATGGACCAATGAACATGAATGGCGGCCGGATAATGAAGCCCAATCCCAAGCTAATCAAGCAGGTGGTGAAAGGCAAGAGCAGCATAAAGACACTAAAGAACCTGATCAATCAGTATCCCATCGAAAAGCCCTGGGTAACGGACGAGATACGCAGCGAGCACGACAAGAAGGTGGACATCGAGAACAGATTGAAGGGCCACAAAGACGACGAGCTCTTCGCTCAGTACAAGGGCCAGCGGGACAAGTTCGTTAGTCTCTACGAAGCGGCGCGGGAAGAGTATCTCAAGCAGGAGGCAGCCACTGTCAAGGCCAAG GATGCCAAGTCAGACAAAGACAAAAACGCAATTTCAAGTCAGAGCGCAGCCCCTAAGGCCGGAAGCGCTAAAGATGCAACAATTCCAAATCCCTAG
- the Or2a gene encoding odorant receptor 2a, whose amino-acid sequence MEKQEDFKLNTHSAVYYHWRVWELTGLMRPPGVSSLLYVVYSITVNLVVTVLFPLSLLARLLFTTNMAGLCENLTITITDIVANLKFANVYMVRKQLHEIRSLLRLMDARARLVGDPEEISALRKEVNIAQGTFRTFASIFVFGTTLSCVRVVVRPDRELLYPAWFGVDWMHSTRNYVLINIYQLFGLIVQAIQNCASDSYPPAFLCLLTGHMRALELRVRRIGCRTEKSNKGQTYEAWREEVYQELIECIRDLARVHRLREIIQRVLSVPCMAQFVCSAAVQCTVAMHFLYVADDHDHTAMIISIVFFSAVTLEVFVICYFGDRMRTQSEALCDAFYDCNWIEQLPKFKRELLFTLARTQRPSLIYAGNYIALSLETFEQVMRFTYSVFTLLLRAK is encoded by the exons ATGGAGAAGCAAGAGGATTTCAAACTGAACACCCACAGTGCTGTGTACTACCACTGGCGCGTTTGGGAGCTCACTGGCCTGATGCGTCCTCCGGGCGTTTCAAGCCTGCTTTACGTGGTATACTCCATTACGGTCAACTTGGTGGTCACCGTGCTGTTTCCCTTGAGCTTGCTGGCCAGGCTGCTGTTCACCACCAACATGGCCGGATTGTGCGAGAACCTGACCATAACTATTACCGATATTGTGGCCAATTTGAAGTTTGCGAATGTGTACATGGTGAGGAAGCAGCTCCATGAGATTCGCTCTCTCCTAAGGCTCATGGACGCTAGAGCCCGGCTGGTGGGCGATCCCGAGGAGATTTCTGCCTTGAGGAAGGAAGTGAATATCGCACAGGGCACTTTCCGCACCTTTGCCAGTATTTTCGTATTTGGCACTACTTTGAGTTGCGTCCGCGTGGTCGTTCGCCCGGATCGAGAGCTCCTGTATCCGGCCTGGTTCGGCGTTGACTGGATGCACTCCACCAGAAACTATGTGCTCATCAATATCTACCAGCTCTTCGGCTTGATAGTGCAGGCTATACAGAACTGCGCTAGTGACTCCTATCCGCCTGCGTTTCTCTGCCTGCTCACGGGTCATATGCGTGCTTTGGAGCTGAGGGTGCGGCGGATTGGCTGCAGGACGGAAAAGTCCAATAAAGGGCAGACATATGAAGCCTGGCGGGAGGAGGTGTACCAGGAACTCATCGAGTGCATCCGCGATCTGGCGCGGGTCCATCGGCTGAGGGAGATCATTCAGCGGGTCCTTTCAGTGCCCTGCATGGCCCAGTTCGTCTGCTCCGCCGCCGTCCAGTGTACCGTCGCCATGCACTTCCTGTACGTAGCGGATGACCACGACCACACCGCCATGATCATCTCGATTGTATTTTTCTCGGCCGTCACCTTGGAGGTGTTTGTAATCTGCTATTTTGGGGACAGGATGCGGACACAGAGCGAGGCGCTGTGCGATGCCTTCTACGATTGCAACTGGATAGAACAGCTGCCCAAGTTCAAGCGCGAACTGCTCTTCACCCTGGCCAGGACGCAGCGGCCTTCTCTTATCTACGCAGGCAACTACATCGCACTCTCGCTGGAGACCTTCGAGCAG GTCATGAGGTTCACATACTCTGTTTTCACACTCTTGCTGAGGGCCAAGTAA
- the crn gene encoding crooked neck: MERPQKMPKVAKVKNKAPAEVQITAEQLLREAKERDLEILPPPPKQKISDPAELADYQQRKRKTFEDNLRKNRMVVSHWIKYAQWEEQQQEIQRARSIWERALDNEHRNVTLWLKYAEMEMKNKQVNHARNLWDRAVTIMPRVNQFWYKYTYMEEMLENVAGARQVFERWMEWQPEEQAWQTYVNFELRYKEIDRAREIYERFVYVHPDVKNWIKFARFEESHGFIHGSRRVFERAVEFFGDDYIEERLFIAFARFEEGQKEHDRARIIYKYALDHLPKDRTQELFKAYTKHEKKYGDRAGIEDVIVSKRKYQYEQEVAANPTNYDAWFDYLRLIEAEGDRDQIRETYERAISNVPPANEKNFWRRYIYLWINYALYEELEAEDAERTRQIYKTCLELIPHKQFTFSKLWLLYAQFEIRCKELQRARKALGLAIGMCPRDKLFRGYIDLEIQLREFERCRMLYEKFLEFGPENCVTWMKFAELENLLGDTDRARAIFELAVQQPRLDMPELLWKAYIDFEVALGETELARQLYERLLERTQHVKVWMSFAKFEMGLSHGDSGPDAELNVQLARRIYERANEMLRQLGDKESRVLLLEAWRDFERDASDSQEMQKVMDKMPRRIKKRQKIVSDNGVEEGWEEVFDYIFPEDEMARPNLKLLAAAKMWKTQKDNTVDDPPATAIASEPEPAADAAPADTTDSGD; this comes from the exons ATGGAGCGGCCACAGAAGATGCCCAAGGTGGCCAAG GTCAAAAACAAAGCGCCGGCGGAGGTGCAAATTACGGCGGAGCAGTTGCTCCGTGAGGCCAAGGAGCGAGATCTGGAGAttctgccgccgccgccaaagCAGAAGATCTCCGATCCCGCCGAGTTGGCAGACTATCAGCAGCGGAAGCGAAAGACCTTCGAGGACAATCTCCGCAAGAACCGCATGGTAGTCAGCCATTGGATCAAATATGCTCAGtgggaggagcagcagcaggagatcCAGCGGGCGCGCTCTATCTGGGAGCGGGCGTTGGACAATGAGCACCGGAACGTGACCCTCTGGCTGAAATACGCCGAGATGGAGATGAAGAACAAGCAGGTGAATCATGCTCGCAATCTGTGGGATCGGGCAGTGACCATCATGCCGCGAGTCAACCAGTTCTGGTACAAGTACACCTACATGGAGGAGATGCTGGAGAATGTGGCAGGGGCGCGACAGGTGTTCGAGCGCTGGATGGAGTGGCAACCGGAGGAGCAGGCCTGGCAGACCTACGTCAACTTCGAGCTGCGCTACAAGGAGATCGACCGGGCACGGGAGATCTACGAGCGATTTGTCTATGTGCACCCGGACGTGAAGAACTGGATAAAGTTCGCCCGCTTTGAGGAGTCTCATGGGTTTATCCACGGCTCTCGGCGGGTATTTGAGCGCGCTGTGGAGTTCTTTGGTGACGACTACATCGAGGAGCGCCTGTTCATCGCCTTTGCACGTTTCGAGGAGGGTCAAAAGGAGCACGACAGGGCGCGCATCATCTACAAGTACGCTTTAGATCACCTACCTAAAGATCGCACACAGGAGCTGTTCAAGGCCTATACGAAACACGAGAAAAAGTACGGCGACAGAGCGGGTATTGAGGATGTGATTGTTTCCAAGCGCAAGTACCAGTACGAGCAGGAGGTGGCCGCCAATCCCACCAACTACGATGCCTGGTTCGACTATTTGCGCTTGATTGAGGCTGAGGGCGATCGGGATCAGATCCGTGAGACGTACGAACGGGCCATTTCCAACGTGCCGCCTGCCAATGAAAAGAACTTCTGGCGACGCTACATTTACCTTTGGATCAATTATGCTTTGTACGAGGAGCTTGAAGCGGAGGACGCGGAACGCACGCGGCAGATCTACAAGACCTGTCTGGAGCTAATACCTCACAAGCAGTTCACCTTCAGCAAGCTTTGGCTGCTGTACGCCCAATTCGAGATCCGCTGCAAGGAGCTGCAGCGAGCACGCAAAGCTCTGGGCTTGGCCATCGGCATGTGTCCCAGAGATAAGCTCTTCAGAGGCTATATTGATCTGGAGATTCAGTTGCGTGAGTTCGAGCGCTGCCGCATGCTGTACGAGAAGTTCCTGGAGTTTGGACCGGAGAATTGTGTCACTTGGATGAAGTTTGCCGAGCTGGAGAATCTGTTGGGCGACACGGACCGGGCGAGAGCCATTTTCGAGCTGGCGGTGCAGCAGCCGCGCCTGGACATGCCAGAGCTGCTGTGGAAGGCGTACATCGACTTCGAGGTAGCCCTAGGCGAAACAGAGCTAGCCAGACAGCTTTACGAGCGACTCCTTGAGCGGACGCAGCATGTGAAAGTGTGGATGTCGTTTGCCAAGTTCGAGATGGGCCTCAGCCACGGCGACAGCGGGCCAGATGCGGAGCTGAACGTGCAGCTGGCAAGGAGAATCTATGAGCGAGCCAACGAGATGTTGCGTCAGCTGGGAGACAAGGAGTCGCGTGTTCTGTTGCTAGAGGCATGGCGCGACTTTGAACGCGACGCCTCCGATTCGCAGGAGATGCAAAAGGTAATGGACAAGATGCCGCGGCGCATCAAGAAGCGGCAAAAGATCGTCTCGGACAATGGCGTCGAGGAAGGTTGGGAGGAGGTATTCGACTACATCTTTCCCGAGGACGAAATGGCTCGACCCAATCTCAAGTTGCTGGCTGCAGCTAAGATGTGGAAGACACAAAAAGACAACACGGTGGACGACCCGCCCGCTACAGCTATTGCATCTGAGCCAGAACCTGCAGCTGATGCTGCCCCAGCGGATACGACGGATAGCGGTGACTGA
- the CG3191 gene encoding uncharacterized protein, isoform C, which produces MSRIGVRETGASGTSEQLQREQDSDTSEQAVRKQERDLKELLEWFRQNDKLPKEIDPLLLRRFYQCMFGDVEETRKLIEVNYALRNRHPHLFIKRDPLDADSKRTFDYADILPLPGLTPDKCKVSLYCFREFEASKMHHTEDTRAFFMVSDCRFVTPDDLAKPDVLSEGEVQIFDMKGTTMRHISRLTISTLRAYIKFLQLAFPVRLRAIHMINCPTYLDRIVSVVKPFISDEVFKLIRFHTQSINTLYEFVPREMLPEEYGGGAGSLEALRTHTQKALVEHRDYLMDPDHWVVVKPEKRNESSWRFFK; this is translated from the exons GCGGAAGCAGGAACGGGATCTCAAGGAGCTCCTCGAGTGGTTCCGGCAAAATGACAAGCTGCCCAAGGAGATTG ATCCGCTGCTGCTCCGGCGCTTCTACCAGTGCATGTTTGGAGACGTGGAGGAGACTCGGAAGCTCATCGAGGTGAACTACGCCCTGCGCAACCGGCACCCTCACCTGTTTATCAAGAGGGATCCTCTAGACGCGGACAGCAAGCGCACCTTTGACTACGC AGACATTCTACCGCTGCCTGGCCTAACGCCGGACAAATGCAAGGTGTCGCTGTACTGCTTTCGGGAGTTCGAGGCCTCCAAG ATGCACCACACGGAGGACACGCGCGCCTTCTTTATGGTCAGCGACTGCCGGTTCGTGACGCCGGACGATCTCGCCAAACCGGATGTCCTGTCCGAAGGAGAGGTGCAGATATTCGACATGAAGGGCACCACAATGCGGCACATTTCGCGGCTGACGATCAGCACGCTGCGCGCCTACATCAAGTTCCTCCAGCTGGCATTTCCGGTGCGCCTGCGCGCCATTCACATGATTAACTGTCCAACTTACCTGGATCGGATCGTCAGCGTGGTGAAGCCGTTCATCAGCGACGAGGTCTTCAAGCTG ATCCGTTTCCACACGCAAAGCATAAATACGCTGTACGAGTTCGTGCCGCGGGAGATGCTGCCGGAGGAGTACGGCGGAGGAGCCGGGTCCTTAGAAGCACTGCGGACCCATACCCAAAAGGCCTTGGTTGAGCATCG CGACTATCTGATGGACCCCGATCACTGGGTGGTGGTGAAGCCGGAGAAGCGGAACGAGAGTTCGTGGAGATTTTTCAAATGA